The Brassica napus cultivar Da-Ae chromosome C7, Da-Ae, whole genome shotgun sequence genome has a segment encoding these proteins:
- the LOC111213251 gene encoding zinc finger protein ZAT10-like, producing the protein MALEALSSPRLASPIPPVFQDSSRFHGVEQWTKGKRSKRSRFDFNHHNLTEEEDLAFCLMLLARDGNRQLLPLPPVTVVAEKSSLRYKCSVCDKSFSSYQALGGHKASHRKNVSQTHSAGGDDQSTSSATTASAVTTGSGKSHVCSICQKSFPSGQALGGHKRCHYEGNNNTSSVSNSEGAGSTSHVSSSHRGFDLNIPPIPEFSTVNGDDEVMSPMPAKKPRLDFLEKLN; encoded by the coding sequence ATGGCTCTCGAGGCTCTCAGTTCACCGAGACTAGCTTCTCCGATTCCTCCTGTGTTCCAAGATTCTTCAAGATTCCATGGCGTCGAACAGTGGACCAAAGGTAAAAGATCTAAACGATCAAGATTCGATTTCAACCACCACAACCTCACTGAAGAAGAGGATCTCGCTTTCTGCCTTATGCTCCTCGCTCGCGACGGCAATCGtcagcttcttcctcttcctccggTGACGGTAGTAGCTGAGAAGTCGTCGTTGCGCTACAAGTGCAGCGTCTGCGACAAGTCTTTCTCTTCTTACCAAGCCCTCGGCGGACACAAAGCCAGCCACCGTAAAAACGTGTCACAGACTCATTCCGCCGGAGGAGATGACCAGTCGACGTCGTCAGCTACGACTGCATCCGCCGTGACGACCGGAAGCGGGAAGTCGCACGTTTGCTCGATCTGTCAGAAGTCGTTTCCTTCAGGCCAAGCTCTCGGCGGACACAAGCGGTGTCACTACGAAGGGAATAACAACACTAGTAGCGTGTCTAACTCTGAAGGAGCGGGGTCCACCAGCCACGTCAGCAGCAGTCACCGCGGGTTTGACCTTAATATCCCTCCGATACCGGAGTTCTCTACGGTCAACGGAGACGACGAAGTGATGAGCCCTATGCCGGCGAAGAAGCCCCGGCTTGACTTCTTGGAGAAACTTAATTAG
- the LOC111213250 gene encoding uncharacterized protein LOC111213250: protein MVEIYSVCGKWNLNDKFQWEFLVDSNKGGSLSEVDENVTYIDFVEMVIQDFGLGCLVKDRDITLSYELPPRMKSLVKDSPPVYIRNDRQVRTFISKIKGNGELIRLCVTVNYEKSNTIVVENVGNNTQSKTIHDEENADVEKTGCIPVLENLDGGSYVNESNVHEEQQELYRATRSDMSVHVTHNDTCSTTGSENHPLLLHSAPYYSPVSLGCSQSPGATNDLHVNKYFKDKQDLMLTMRKLALESKFQFKSCRSNKSRVVLGCVDDKCCWRMRATKHVSSDFFVVKNYVHEHTCDPTHRNASNRQASAKLLGSLICSKYGENKDGLKPKQIIEQVRKEHGLQIKYKQAWRVKEYAQNLMRGIPDSVTETSSTPPTTGQSSERASKKRMRSVRDFGTPNSESRKYNCSKCGEEGHNKSTCKVPK, encoded by the exons ATGGTAGAGATCTATTCTGTTTGTGGAAAGTGGAACTTGAATGACAAGTTTCAATGGGAATTTCTGGTAGATTCAAACAAAGGAGGATCACTTTCTGAGGTAGACGAGAACGTTACATACATAGATTTCGTCGAGATGGTTATCCAAGATTTTGGACTTGGTTGCTTGGTAAAAGATAGAGATATTACACTCAGCTATGAACTTCCACCGAGGATGAAATCTTTGGTCAAAGATTCTCCACCGGTGTATATACGTAATGATCGCCAAGTAAGAACTTTCATTAGTAAGATCAAAGGAAATGGTGAACTGATTCGTTTATGTGTAACG gtgAATTATGAAAAAAGCAACACGATTGTAGTTGAGAATGTTGGCAACAACACTCAATCCAAGACCATACACGATGAAGAGAATGCTGATGTAGAAAAAACTGGGTGCATACCTGTGTTGGAAAATTTAGATGGTGGTTCATATGTAAATGAATCTAACGTGCATGAGGAACAACAG GAACTTTATAGAGCAACTAGAAGTGACATGTCAGTTCATGTAACACACAACGACACTTGTTCTACTACTGGAAGTGAAAACCACCCCCTTCTTTTGCACTCTGCTCCATATTATTCTCCGGTTTCTTTAGGATGTTCACAGTCGCCCGGAGCAACTAATGATTTACATGTGAACAAATACTTCAAAGACAAGCAAGACTTGATGCTCACGATGAGAAAATTGGCTCTCGAGTCCAAGTTTCAGTTCAAATCTTGTCGGTCAAATAAATCCAGAGTGGTATTAGGGTGTGTGGATGATAAATGCTGTTGGAGGATGCGTGCAACTAAGCATGTTTCTTCTGACTTCTTTGTGGTGAAGAACTATGTTCATGAGCATACTTGTGACCCAACACATAGGAATGCAAGCAATAGACAGGCAAGTGCGAAACTTCTTGGATCTTTAATCTGCAGCAAGTATGGAGAAAACAAGGATGGACTTAAACCCAAACAGATTATTGAGCAAGTTAGAAAGGAACATGGTTTACaaatcaagtacaaacaagctTGGAGAGTAAAAGAGTATGCTCAGAATTTGATGAGGGGAATTCCAGATTCTGTAACTGAAACTTCATCTACACCTCCAACTACTGGACAAAGTAGTGAGAGAGCGTCGAAAAAGAGGATGCGATCAGTTAGAGATTTTGGTACACCAAATTCAGAGTCTCGTAAATACAATTGCAGCAAATGTGGCGAAGAAGGACACAACAAGAGTACATGCAAAGTCCCAAAATGA